A region of Plantactinospora sp. BC1 DNA encodes the following proteins:
- a CDS encoding response regulator transcription factor, with the protein MAGEELTTAVVVDDHPAIVAGIRAWCAAADPPIEVLDSGTTPAVAWTEPGLSADVVVFDLLLNREVPAYPDLRRLVDAGRSVIVYTMREDRDTILRCLDLGAFACLVKTEGPKHLVQAIQTASRNLPYTPPAMARAIGTDNRSDRPRLTPRETDVLVNWFACESKEMVARKLNLSVRTVNSYIDRVRIRYANAGRPASTKAALVARAIQDGLVRLDEL; encoded by the coding sequence ATGGCAGGCGAAGAGCTGACCACGGCGGTGGTCGTCGACGACCACCCGGCGATCGTCGCCGGCATCCGTGCCTGGTGCGCCGCGGCCGACCCGCCGATCGAGGTCCTCGACTCGGGTACGACTCCGGCGGTGGCCTGGACCGAGCCCGGCCTCTCCGCCGACGTCGTCGTCTTCGACCTGCTGCTCAACCGGGAGGTACCGGCCTATCCCGACCTGCGACGACTCGTCGACGCCGGCCGTTCGGTGATCGTCTACACCATGCGCGAGGACCGGGACACCATCCTGCGCTGTCTGGACCTCGGGGCCTTCGCCTGCCTGGTCAAGACCGAGGGACCGAAGCACCTGGTCCAGGCGATCCAGACCGCCAGCCGGAACCTGCCGTACACGCCACCGGCGATGGCCCGCGCGATCGGCACCGACAACCGGTCGGACCGGCCACGGCTCACCCCGCGCGAGACCGACGTACTGGTCAACTGGTTCGCCTGCGAGTCCAAGGAGATGGTGGCGCGCAAGCTCAACCTCTCGGTACGCACCGTCAACAGTTACATCGACCGGGTCCGGATCAGGTACGCCAACGCGGGTCGCCCGGCCTCGACCAAGGCCGCCCTGGTGGCCCGCGCCATCCAGGACGGCCTGGTCCGGCTCGACGAGCTGTAG
- a CDS encoding WXG100 family type VII secretion target, with amino-acid sequence MTVKVKTADLRGYVALLNRNAEHNDKVLAYLRQWCGAEMRAIDSEGLLAKALNFHDRFYADAENLITQLGRALRGSAAELAKAATLYDGSDQAAKERFERQYSNPTAREGWEAGHSGFADYMNPLDVLVGTPSYQEFSDPTKILDKIGDSISISGTVLNFIQEVTGVNPLDRAGRFFAGNWEAYSKAAGAWRAIGEALERIGKNIDRGLASLDRAWEGSASEAAYATFQALANVFKDMLSRFTKLHQTYQEFAEFAMYTASLVVDTIKMAIDTALILLARRKGGPFAEAAAAFEMFKLVKYIGYFSWTLITARGAIATIFGATAGIGSSPLRGVGVAGYDAPGV; translated from the coding sequence ATGACGGTCAAGGTGAAGACCGCCGACCTGCGCGGGTACGTGGCCCTGCTCAACCGCAACGCCGAGCACAACGACAAGGTCCTGGCGTACCTGCGGCAGTGGTGCGGCGCGGAGATGCGGGCGATCGACTCGGAGGGGCTGCTGGCGAAGGCGCTGAACTTCCACGACCGGTTCTACGCCGACGCCGAGAACCTGATCACCCAGTTGGGCCGGGCGTTGCGCGGCTCGGCGGCGGAACTGGCCAAGGCCGCCACCCTCTACGACGGCAGCGACCAGGCGGCCAAGGAGCGCTTCGAGCGCCAGTACAGCAACCCGACCGCCCGGGAGGGCTGGGAGGCGGGCCACTCCGGCTTCGCCGACTACATGAACCCGCTCGACGTACTCGTCGGAACCCCCTCCTACCAGGAGTTCTCCGACCCGACCAAGATCCTTGACAAGATCGGCGACTCGATCAGCATCAGCGGGACGGTGCTCAACTTCATCCAGGAGGTGACCGGGGTCAATCCGCTGGACAGGGCGGGCCGGTTCTTCGCCGGCAACTGGGAGGCGTACAGCAAGGCCGCCGGAGCCTGGCGCGCCATCGGCGAGGCGCTGGAGCGGATCGGCAAGAACATCGACCGGGGACTCGCCTCGCTGGACCGGGCCTGGGAGGGCAGCGCGAGCGAGGCGGCGTACGCGACGTTCCAGGCCCTCGCCAACGTCTTCAAGGACATGCTGTCGCGGTTCACCAAGCTGCATCAGACGTACCAGGAGTTCGCCGAGTTCGCGATGTACACCGCATCGCTGGTGGTCGACACCATCAAGATGGCGATCGACACCGCGCTGATCCTGCTGGCCCGGCGGAAGGGTGGACCCTTCGCCGAGGCGGCGGCGGCGTTCGAGATGTTCAAACTCGTCAAGTACATCGGGTACTTCAGCTGGACCCTGATCACGGCACGTGGCGCCATCGCCACGATCTTCGGCGCCACCGCCGGGATAGGAAGTTCACCGCTGCGCGGAGTGGGGGTGGCGGGCTATGACGCACCCGGGGTCTGA
- a CDS encoding MGMT family protein, with protein sequence MTPEEYVEEVLALVERIPPGRVMSYGAIADHLADRSGRASARLVGSIMARHGGGVPWHRVVNSAGRLPPGHESEARARLLAEGTPLRGAGVDMAAADWQPAD encoded by the coding sequence ATGACCCCCGAGGAGTACGTCGAAGAGGTGCTCGCGCTGGTCGAGCGGATCCCGCCCGGCCGGGTGATGTCGTACGGCGCCATCGCCGACCACCTGGCCGACCGGTCCGGCCGGGCGTCGGCCCGGCTGGTCGGCTCGATCATGGCTCGGCACGGCGGCGGAGTGCCGTGGCATCGGGTGGTCAACTCGGCCGGTCGGCTGCCACCGGGGCACGAGTCCGAGGCCCGGGCCCGGCTGCTGGCCGAGGGGACCCCGCTGCGCGGCGCCGGAGTCGACATGGCGGCGGCCGACTGGCAGCCGGCCGACTGA
- the proB gene encoding glutamate 5-kinase, whose amino-acid sequence MREAVTTARRIVVKVGSSSLTTAAGGLDATRVDALADVLAGWLTGGSAGAPVTEPGARPSGVGRKRVVPADRRELVLVSSGAIAAGLAPLGLAARPRDLATQQAAASVGQGLLIGRYSAGFARHGRTVGQVLLTVDDVTRRAHYRNAYRTLRKLLDLGAVPIVNENDTVATDEIRFGDNDRLAALVAALVHADLLVLLSDVDALYTGDPARPGTARVEEVRDEQDLAEVAIGRAGRAGVGTGGMVTKVEAARIATGFGIPVVLTAAPLAPAALAGEPVGTFFHRVRQRPAARLFWLAHATSPRGRLHLDPGAVQAVVARRKSLLPAGITAVDGAFTAGDPVDLVDDAGAAVARGLVNYDAVELPGLLGRSTSELAAALGPGYEREVVHRDDLVLLV is encoded by the coding sequence GTGCGGGAAGCAGTTACCACAGCTCGCCGGATCGTGGTCAAGGTCGGCTCGTCCTCGCTGACCACCGCCGCCGGTGGCCTGGACGCGACGCGGGTCGACGCGCTGGCCGACGTACTCGCCGGGTGGCTGACCGGCGGGTCGGCCGGCGCCCCTGTGACGGAGCCCGGTGCCCGACCGTCCGGGGTGGGCCGCAAGCGGGTCGTCCCGGCGGACCGGCGGGAGCTGGTGCTGGTCTCGTCCGGGGCGATCGCTGCCGGCCTGGCCCCGCTCGGGCTGGCCGCCCGCCCGCGTGACCTCGCCACCCAGCAGGCTGCGGCGAGCGTCGGGCAGGGGCTGCTGATCGGCCGCTACTCGGCCGGTTTCGCCCGGCACGGCCGCACCGTTGGGCAGGTGCTGCTCACCGTCGACGACGTGACCCGGCGGGCGCACTACCGCAACGCCTACCGCACGCTGCGCAAGCTGCTCGACCTCGGCGCGGTGCCGATCGTCAACGAGAACGACACGGTGGCCACCGACGAGATCCGGTTCGGCGACAACGACCGGCTGGCCGCCCTGGTGGCGGCGCTGGTCCACGCCGACCTGCTGGTGCTGCTCTCCGACGTGGACGCCCTCTACACCGGCGACCCGGCCCGTCCCGGCACGGCGCGCGTCGAGGAGGTCCGCGACGAGCAGGATCTCGCCGAGGTGGCGATCGGCCGGGCCGGCCGGGCCGGGGTCGGCACCGGCGGCATGGTCACCAAGGTGGAGGCGGCCCGGATCGCCACCGGGTTCGGCATCCCGGTGGTGCTGACCGCCGCGCCGCTGGCACCGGCGGCGCTGGCCGGCGAGCCGGTCGGCACCTTCTTCCACCGGGTACGCCAACGCCCGGCGGCCCGGCTCTTCTGGCTGGCCCACGCGACCTCACCCCGGGGGCGGCTGCACCTCGACCCCGGTGCGGTGCAGGCGGTGGTGGCCCGGCGCAAGTCGCTGCTGCCGGCCGGGATCACGGCGGTGGACGGCGCCTTCACCGCCGGTGACCCGGTGGACCTGGTGGACGACGCGGGAGCGGCGGTCGCCCGGGGACTGGTCAACTACGACGCGGTGGAGTTGCCCGGCCTGCTCGGCCGCTCCACCTCGGAACTCGCCGCCGCCCTCGGCCCCGGCTACGAGCGCGAGGTCGTGCACCGCGACGACCTCGTGCTGCTGGTCTGA
- a CDS encoding helix-turn-helix transcriptional regulator: protein MSEAIYNRIAVLRAERGISRRDLADALGVHYQTVGYLERGEYNPSLHLALRIARYFEVPVEVVFSTEPFPRIGAAERATA from the coding sequence ATGAGCGAGGCGATCTACAACCGCATCGCGGTGCTCCGGGCCGAGCGCGGGATCTCCCGTCGGGACCTCGCCGACGCCCTCGGGGTGCACTACCAGACGGTCGGCTATCTGGAGCGTGGCGAATACAACCCGAGCCTGCACCTGGCGCTGCGGATCGCGCGGTATTTCGAGGTCCCGGTGGAGGTGGTCTTCTCCACCGAGCCCTTCCCCCGGATCGGCGCCGCCGAACGGGCCACCGCCTGA
- a CDS encoding ABC transporter permease, producing the protein MNPTVVALRAGVRRGWIEVRQSFVSVQDLWNYFFPNVSFLVVMFFMRDATVPGTNFSLGARTLPSVLGGGLAFGALVTMMMALTVEREDGTLLRAKAIPNGMLGHLVGKVVLVSGMALVSSVILVVPGVFLVDGVALRGPGAWLTLLWVLVLGLVACLPLGAILGSLFDNPRNVGVIMLPIMGLVATSGIFYPITSFPVWLQWIGQAFPVYWLGLGTRSALLPPELAAVEIGGSWRHLETFGMLAGWAVLGLVVAPIVLRRMARRESGSSVAARKEKAMQRIN; encoded by the coding sequence GTGAACCCGACGGTGGTCGCCCTCCGGGCCGGGGTACGGCGGGGCTGGATCGAGGTACGGCAGAGCTTCGTCAGCGTGCAGGACCTGTGGAACTACTTCTTCCCCAACGTGTCGTTCCTGGTCGTGATGTTCTTCATGCGGGACGCCACGGTGCCCGGCACGAACTTCTCGCTCGGCGCCCGTACGCTGCCCAGCGTGCTCGGCGGCGGGTTGGCGTTCGGGGCGCTGGTGACGATGATGATGGCGCTCACCGTGGAGCGTGAGGACGGCACCCTGCTGCGGGCCAAGGCGATCCCGAACGGGATGCTCGGCCATCTGGTCGGCAAGGTGGTGCTGGTCTCCGGGATGGCACTGGTCAGCTCCGTCATCCTGGTGGTACCGGGAGTGTTTCTGGTGGACGGCGTGGCCCTGCGCGGTCCGGGCGCCTGGCTGACCCTGCTCTGGGTGCTCGTGCTCGGTCTGGTCGCCTGCCTGCCGCTCGGCGCGATCCTCGGCTCGCTCTTCGACAACCCCCGCAACGTCGGGGTGATCATGCTGCCTATCATGGGCCTCGTCGCGACCTCCGGGATCTTCTATCCGATCACCTCCTTCCCGGTCTGGTTGCAGTGGATCGGTCAGGCTTTCCCGGTCTACTGGCTGGGCCTGGGTACGCGGTCGGCGCTGCTGCCGCCCGAGCTGGCGGCGGTGGAGATCGGCGGGTCCTGGCGGCACCTGGAGACGTTCGGCATGCTCGCCGGCTGGGCCGTACTGGGCCTGGTGGTGGCGCCGATCGTGTTGCGCCGGATGGCCCGGCGGGAGTCCGGTTCGAGCGTCGCCGCTCGGAAGGAGAAGGCGATGCAGAGGATCAACTGA
- a CDS encoding ABC transporter ATP-binding protein, giving the protein MTIAETPGRTTEPAGSPVEQPVLDVRDLRMRYGSTDVLTGVTFTARPGEVLALLGPNGAGKTTTIEILEGFRMRSAGDVTVLGVDPAHGDERWRARLGVVLQSWRDHAKWRVRELLAHLGSYYQPYSTDRIRRPWDVDDLIDVVGLNPHAAKRVGQLSGGQRRRLDVAIGIVGRPELLFLDEPTAGFDPEARREFHDLVHRLTDLDQTTILLTTHDLDEAEKLADRILILAGGSIIADGSAEQLSRRMSSEAEVKWSRDGQRFVHATADATRFVRELFQQYGDAVADLEVRRASLEDTYMALVREVESGRSLATLREFEEAGR; this is encoded by the coding sequence ATGACCATCGCCGAGACTCCGGGCCGGACCACCGAGCCTGCCGGGTCACCGGTCGAGCAGCCCGTGCTGGACGTCCGCGATCTGCGGATGCGTTACGGCAGCACCGACGTGCTGACCGGGGTCACGTTCACGGCCCGCCCCGGTGAGGTGCTGGCGCTGCTCGGCCCGAACGGCGCCGGCAAGACGACCACCATCGAGATCCTGGAGGGTTTCCGGATGCGGTCGGCCGGCGACGTCACCGTGCTCGGCGTGGACCCGGCGCACGGCGACGAGCGGTGGCGGGCCCGGCTGGGCGTGGTGCTCCAGTCCTGGCGCGACCACGCCAAGTGGCGGGTACGCGAGCTCCTCGCCCACCTCGGCTCCTACTACCAGCCCTACTCGACCGACCGGATCCGCCGGCCCTGGGACGTCGACGACCTGATCGACGTGGTGGGGCTGAACCCGCACGCCGCCAAGCGGGTCGGCCAGCTCTCCGGCGGGCAGCGGCGCCGGCTGGACGTCGCGATCGGCATCGTCGGCCGCCCCGAGCTGCTCTTCCTCGACGAGCCCACGGCCGGGTTCGACCCGGAGGCCCGGCGCGAGTTCCACGACCTGGTGCACCGGCTCACCGACCTGGACCAGACCACGATCCTGCTCACCACGCACGACCTGGACGAGGCGGAGAAGCTGGCCGACCGGATCCTGATCCTGGCCGGCGGCTCGATCATCGCCGACGGCTCGGCCGAGCAGCTCTCCCGGCGGATGTCCTCGGAGGCCGAGGTCAAGTGGAGCCGGGACGGGCAGCGGTTCGTGCACGCCACCGCCGATGCCACCCGGTTCGTCCGGGAGTTGTTCCAGCAGTACGGCGACGCTGTCGCCGACCTTGAGGTCAGGCGGGCGAGTCTGGAGGACACCTACATGGCACTGGTCCGCGAGGTCGAGTCCGGGCGGAGTCTCGCCACGCTGCGCGAGTTCGAGGAGGCGGGCCGGTGA
- the moeZ gene encoding adenylyltransferase/sulfurtransferase MoeZ — protein sequence MRTGESTVSLPPLVEPAAELTVDEIRRYSRHLIIPDVGVEGQKRLKNARVLCVGAGGLGSPALLYLAAAGVGTLGIIDFDTVDESNLQRQVIHGVSDVGRSKAESAASSIREINPLVQVEIHNTALDRDNVLDIFRQYDLIVDGTDNFATRYMVNDAAVLLGKPYVWGSIYRFDGQASVFWAEHGPCYRCLYPEPPPPGMVPSCAEGGVLGVLCASIGSIQVTEAIKLLTGIGEPLVGRLMVYDALEMSYRKIKVRKDPNCALCGENPTVTELLEDYEDFCGAVSPEAEEAVVESTITARELKDWQDAGKDIFLVDVREPAEYEIVRIPGATLIPKGEILSGAALASLPQDKQIVLHCKSGVRSAEALAALKAAGFRDAVHVQGGVLSWIKQIDPSLPAY from the coding sequence ATCCGAACCGGGGAGTCCACCGTGTCACTGCCCCCGCTCGTCGAACCCGCCGCCGAGCTGACCGTTGACGAGATCCGCCGCTACTCGCGCCACCTGATCATCCCGGACGTCGGGGTCGAGGGGCAGAAGCGGCTGAAGAACGCCCGGGTGCTCTGCGTCGGCGCCGGCGGCCTCGGCTCGCCCGCCCTGTTGTACCTGGCCGCGGCCGGGGTCGGGACGCTCGGCATCATCGACTTCGACACCGTCGACGAGTCGAACCTCCAGCGCCAGGTCATCCACGGCGTGTCGGACGTCGGCCGGTCCAAGGCCGAGTCGGCCGCGTCGAGCATCCGGGAGATCAACCCGCTGGTACAGGTCGAGATCCACAACACCGCGCTGGACCGGGACAACGTGCTGGACATCTTCCGCCAGTACGACCTGATCGTCGACGGTACGGACAACTTCGCCACCCGCTACATGGTCAACGACGCGGCGGTACTGCTCGGCAAGCCGTACGTCTGGGGGTCGATCTACCGGTTCGACGGGCAGGCGTCGGTCTTTTGGGCCGAGCACGGCCCCTGCTACCGCTGCCTCTACCCGGAGCCGCCGCCGCCCGGCATGGTGCCGTCCTGCGCCGAGGGCGGGGTGCTCGGCGTGCTCTGCGCGTCGATCGGCTCGATCCAGGTGACCGAGGCGATCAAGCTGCTGACCGGGATCGGTGAGCCGCTGGTCGGTCGGCTGATGGTCTACGACGCGCTGGAGATGTCGTACCGGAAGATCAAGGTGCGCAAGGACCCGAACTGCGCGCTCTGCGGGGAGAACCCGACCGTGACCGAGTTGCTGGAGGACTACGAGGACTTCTGCGGCGCGGTCTCGCCGGAGGCCGAGGAGGCGGTGGTCGAGTCCACCATCACGGCCCGGGAGCTGAAGGACTGGCAGGACGCCGGCAAGGACATCTTCCTGGTCGACGTCCGGGAGCCGGCGGAGTATGAAATCGTCCGCATTCCGGGTGCGACGCTGATCCCGAAGGGCGAGATCCTCTCCGGTGCCGCCCTGGCCTCGCTGCCGCAGGACAAGCAGATCGTGCTGCACTGCAAGTCCGGGGTACGGTCCGCCGAGGCGCTGGCCGCGCTGAAGGCCGCCGGTTTCCGGGACGCGGTGCACGTCCAGGGCGGCGTGCTCTCCTGGATCAAGCAGATCGACCCGTCGCTGCCCGCCTACTGA
- a CDS encoding DUF3152 domain-containing protein, with amino-acid sequence MTNPANPPDHGRFPARSGGRLERHRVAAAQARRRRRRTVALALLAVAAGLLTVGLVQTRPGGPGSTVAAAGRDGVVAGASTGAGRGGPTTDPGAGYPTTGPGSFGYAAAGRVLGKAGTLRRYHVAVEQGMGQEVAPFAAAVDAVLGDPRGWTASGKLRLQRVAKATKAEFTVFLATPGTSEKMCATAGLHTERYGSCRLPGQVVLNVARWLTAVPDYGAALEVYQAFALNHEVGHEFGEEHQGCPRPGAPAPVMLQQTYGLRGCVPNGWPYVDGQRYVGPPIP; translated from the coding sequence ATGACGAATCCGGCAAACCCTCCCGACCATGGCCGTTTTCCCGCGCGCTCCGGCGGCCGGCTCGAACGGCACCGGGTCGCCGCCGCGCAGGCCCGCCGACGGCGCCGACGTACCGTCGCGCTGGCGCTGCTGGCGGTCGCCGCCGGCCTGCTCACGGTCGGGTTGGTGCAGACCCGGCCGGGCGGCCCGGGGTCGACCGTGGCGGCGGCCGGCCGGGACGGGGTGGTCGCCGGGGCGAGCACCGGGGCCGGGCGCGGCGGTCCGACGACCGACCCGGGCGCCGGCTATCCGACCACCGGTCCGGGTTCCTTCGGGTACGCGGCCGCCGGCCGGGTGCTCGGCAAGGCGGGTACGCTGCGTCGCTACCACGTCGCCGTGGAGCAGGGCATGGGGCAGGAGGTGGCGCCCTTCGCCGCCGCCGTCGACGCGGTCCTCGGCGACCCGCGCGGCTGGACGGCCTCCGGGAAGCTCCGCCTCCAGCGGGTGGCCAAGGCGACGAAGGCCGAGTTCACCGTCTTCCTGGCCACGCCGGGGACCTCGGAGAAGATGTGCGCCACCGCCGGGCTGCACACCGAGCGGTACGGCTCGTGCCGGCTGCCGGGGCAGGTGGTGCTCAACGTCGCGCGCTGGCTGACCGCGGTGCCGGACTACGGTGCGGCACTGGAGGTCTACCAGGCATTCGCGCTCAACCACGAGGTCGGGCACGAGTTCGGCGAGGAGCACCAGGGCTGCCCCCGGCCGGGTGCACCGGCGCCGGTGATGCTCCAGCAGACGTACGGGCTGCGTGGCTGCGTGCCGAACGGCTGGCCGTACGTGGACGGGCAGCGGTACGTCGGTCCGCCGATTCCCTGA
- a CDS encoding DUF3152 domain-containing protein, translating to MWNRDRRRPPAPGAAAPAAGSAHRRRTRRFRRGRVLAVVLLGVAGAVGVLGILVPPAERLTGDDPSAAAQPAGPATPSAVPTPTPTPTPTPSRAPAPVLRLTDPVPSTGPGSFSYATGRGEVLGRAGTVRRYRVAVERNVDEHVPEFTAKVDAALADPRSWIGSGRLRLQRVPDRDRAGHDFTVYLVTAGTAREMCAASGVDIRVGGKPYTSCRGSGRVIINLDRWMRSVPHYVEARVPLDRYRTYVVNHEVGHELGHGHERCPRAGRAAPVMMQQTLFLNGCVPNPWPYLKGERYEGPSL from the coding sequence GTGTGGAACAGAGACCGTCGCCGCCCCCCGGCACCGGGTGCCGCAGCACCGGCCGCCGGCTCGGCGCACCGGCGACGTACCCGGCGGTTCCGGCGCGGTCGGGTGCTGGCGGTGGTGCTGCTCGGGGTGGCCGGCGCGGTCGGGGTGCTCGGGATCCTGGTGCCGCCGGCCGAGCGGCTGACCGGGGACGATCCGAGCGCCGCCGCCCAGCCGGCCGGACCGGCGACGCCCTCCGCCGTCCCGACACCCACCCCGACGCCCACTCCCACGCCGAGCCGGGCACCGGCACCGGTGCTGCGGCTCACCGATCCGGTGCCGTCGACCGGGCCGGGCAGTTTCAGCTACGCGACCGGGCGGGGCGAGGTGCTGGGCCGGGCCGGTACGGTGCGCCGCTACCGGGTGGCGGTGGAGCGCAACGTCGACGAGCACGTCCCGGAGTTCACCGCGAAGGTCGACGCCGCGCTGGCCGACCCGCGCAGTTGGATCGGCAGCGGGCGGCTGCGGTTGCAGCGGGTACCGGACAGGGACAGGGCGGGGCACGACTTCACGGTCTACCTGGTCACCGCCGGTACCGCCCGGGAGATGTGCGCCGCGTCCGGTGTGGACATCCGGGTCGGTGGCAAGCCGTACACCTCGTGTCGGGGCAGCGGGCGGGTGATCATCAACCTGGACCGCTGGATGCGCTCGGTCCCGCACTACGTCGAGGCCAGGGTGCCGCTGGACCGGTACCGGACGTACGTGGTCAACCACGAGGTCGGGCACGAGTTGGGGCACGGGCACGAGCGCTGTCCCCGGGCGGGTCGGGCCGCCCCGGTGATGATGCAGCAGACGCTATTCCTCAACGGCTGCGTGCCGAACCCGTGGCCGTACCTGAAGGGGGAGCGGTACGAGGGTCCCTCGCTCTAG
- a CDS encoding alpha/beta fold hydrolase: protein MKRALLTADESIAPDEMPPPWPGRGVRIDGSITYVRETPATREGAEPALYVHGLGGSAQNWTDLAGLLADRLDGHAIDLPGFGRSDPARKYTIPAFADRVIRYIEHSGRGPVHLFGNSLGGAVSVRVAGLRPDLIRTLTLVSPAMPFLDPRRSLQGRLVPLLAVPGAERFASRWLTQLPPEEMARQVMEACVADTDRICDQRRLEAIEEIRIRYTAEHYAAAYLRTLRGLVGSFVRAYLPGSGSLWRIAGLVTAPTLVIGGGQDRLVDVRVPAQVARVIPDSRLLMLAGVGHVPQMEVPRMVARAALALLDEVSPLPTAPR, encoded by the coding sequence ATGAAGCGTGCGCTGCTGACGGCGGACGAGTCGATCGCCCCGGACGAGATGCCGCCGCCCTGGCCCGGCCGGGGCGTACGGATCGACGGCTCGATCACCTACGTCCGGGAGACCCCCGCCACCCGGGAGGGCGCCGAACCGGCGCTCTACGTGCACGGGCTGGGCGGCTCGGCCCAGAACTGGACCGACCTCGCCGGCCTGCTCGCCGACCGGCTCGACGGGCACGCGATCGACCTGCCCGGCTTCGGGCGGAGCGACCCGGCCCGGAAGTACACCATTCCGGCCTTCGCCGACCGGGTGATCCGGTACATCGAACACTCCGGTCGGGGGCCGGTGCACCTCTTCGGCAACTCGCTCGGCGGAGCCGTCTCGGTACGCGTCGCCGGGCTCCGCCCCGACCTGATCCGTACGCTGACCCTGGTCTCACCGGCGATGCCGTTCCTCGACCCGCGCCGGTCGCTCCAGGGCCGGTTGGTCCCGCTGCTGGCGGTGCCCGGGGCGGAACGGTTCGCGTCGCGCTGGCTGACCCAGTTGCCGCCGGAGGAGATGGCCCGGCAGGTGATGGAGGCGTGTGTCGCCGACACCGACCGGATCTGTGACCAGCGCCGCCTGGAGGCGATCGAGGAGATCCGGATCCGCTACACCGCCGAGCACTACGCGGCGGCCTACCTGCGTACGCTGCGCGGGCTGGTCGGCAGTTTCGTCCGGGCGTACCTGCCGGGGTCCGGCTCGCTGTGGCGGATCGCCGGCCTGGTCACCGCGCCGACGCTGGTGATCGGCGGCGGCCAGGACCGGCTGGTCGACGTCCGGGTACCGGCCCAGGTGGCCCGGGTGATCCCGGACAGTCGACTGTTGATGCTGGCCGGCGTCGGGCACGTCCCGCAGATGGAGGTGCCCCGGATGGTCGCCCGGGCGGCGCTGGCGCTGCTGGACGAGGTCAGCCCGCTGCCGACCGCACCCCGCTGA
- a CDS encoding TetR/AcrR family transcriptional regulator: MTQVGNGAQTAGRPTRLPRSARRKQLLAAAQEVFVAHGYHSAAMDDIAERAGVSKPVLYQHFPGKLELYLALLDTHCDAIVAKVREAMAATTDNKERVSGAVRAYFDFVDHESGAFRLVFESDLRNEPAVRERVERVEQGCIAAITDTIISDTGVSRSRAELLASGLVGAAETAAQFWLAGGRQVPKAEAEALLTGLSWRGIASFPLQGESA; encoded by the coding sequence ATGACCCAGGTGGGAAACGGCGCGCAGACGGCCGGCCGCCCAACACGTCTGCCGCGCTCGGCACGGCGTAAGCAACTGCTGGCGGCGGCTCAGGAGGTGTTCGTCGCCCACGGGTACCACTCGGCCGCGATGGACGACATCGCCGAGCGGGCCGGTGTCTCCAAGCCCGTTCTCTACCAGCACTTTCCCGGGAAGTTGGAGCTCTATCTGGCGCTGCTGGACACGCACTGCGACGCGATCGTGGCGAAGGTCCGGGAGGCGATGGCCGCGACCACCGACAACAAGGAGCGGGTCAGCGGCGCCGTCCGGGCGTACTTCGACTTCGTCGACCACGAGAGCGGCGCGTTCCGGCTGGTGTTCGAGTCGGACCTGCGCAACGAGCCGGCCGTACGCGAGCGGGTCGAGCGGGTGGAGCAGGGCTGCATCGCCGCCATCACCGACACCATCATCTCGGACACCGGGGTGAGCCGGTCCCGGGCCGAACTGCTCGCCTCCGGGCTGGTCGGCGCGGCCGAGACCGCGGCCCAGTTCTGGCTCGCGGGCGGGCGGCAGGTGCCGAAGGCCGAGGCCGAGGCGCTGCTCACCGGCCTGTCCTGGCGGGGAATCGCGAGCTTTCCGTTGCAGGGCGAGTCAGCCTGA
- a CDS encoding DUF3107 domain-containing protein has product MEVKIGVQYAPRELVLESAQTPAEIEQIVTDALSTNDGTLSLTDEKGRRVIVPVGKVAYVEIAEASPRAVGFVAR; this is encoded by the coding sequence GTGGAGGTCAAGATCGGCGTGCAGTACGCGCCGCGCGAACTGGTCCTGGAGAGCGCGCAGACGCCGGCCGAGATCGAGCAGATCGTGACCGACGCCCTCAGCACCAACGACGGGACGCTGTCACTGACGGACGAGAAGGGCCGTCGGGTCATCGTGCCGGTCGGCAAGGTGGCCTACGTCGAGATCGCCGAGGCCTCGCCCCGCGCGGTCGGCTTCGTCGCCCGCTGA